A stretch of the Duncaniella dubosii genome encodes the following:
- a CDS encoding DUF4922 domain-containing protein produces MNNDTFFDKELEKWPMAADNFARIRNSFIDGHRLTLSGDGSLWRIDKMFVNHRRASVTAKTDPSSISSRPCFLCRDNRPNLQTSIGFLGRYEILVNPYPLADRHFTIASTRHEEQCIDAEFSRILDMAQLAYEMSGMCIFYNGARCGASAPDHFHFQAVSTEAVPNILSKDLLGDKIKYSNHASLYKNNEKTAPYPFFIIESTGNPELHSVFRLLWAELKAINPDLPEPDVNLAMIHDTERNITRSIVIPRSKHRPDCYYLEKDRLLISPATVEMLGTIICSRHEDFDRLTLQSAYGILKEVGISDTQFNLVVSRLANGRYS; encoded by the coding sequence ATGAATAATGATACGTTCTTTGACAAGGAGCTTGAAAAATGGCCGATGGCAGCCGATAATTTTGCCCGAATCAGAAACAGTTTCATTGACGGTCACCGTCTCACATTGTCGGGTGATGGTTCACTTTGGCGTATTGACAAAATGTTTGTCAATCACCGCCGTGCATCTGTAACAGCCAAAACAGACCCGTCAAGCATATCGTCGCGGCCATGTTTCCTATGCCGCGACAATCGCCCGAACCTCCAGACGTCAATCGGTTTTCTCGGCAGATACGAAATTCTCGTAAACCCCTACCCGCTTGCCGACAGACATTTCACCATAGCGTCCACGCGCCACGAAGAGCAGTGTATTGATGCCGAATTCAGCCGTATTCTTGATATGGCCCAACTCGCGTATGAGATGTCAGGAATGTGCATCTTCTACAACGGAGCACGTTGCGGAGCATCCGCTCCTGACCATTTCCATTTTCAGGCCGTATCAACCGAGGCAGTCCCGAATATATTATCCAAAGATCTCTTAGGCGATAAGATAAAATATTCGAATCACGCTTCTCTATATAAAAATAACGAAAAGACCGCTCCATACCCGTTTTTTATAATCGAATCAACCGGCAATCCAGAATTGCACTCTGTATTCCGACTCTTATGGGCTGAACTTAAAGCCATAAATCCCGATTTACCGGAGCCGGATGTCAATCTTGCGATGATACATGATACCGAGCGCAATATCACAAGATCAATTGTCATCCCCCGCAGCAAACACCGTCCTGATTGCTACTATTTGGAGAAAGACAGACTACTAATAAGTCCTGCCACTGTAGAGATGCTCGGAACAATAATCTGTTCGCGACATGAAGATTTTGATCGTCTCACGCTACAATCCGCCTATGGCATACTCAAAGAAGTTGGAATCTCCGACACGCAGTTCAACCTCGTCGTGAGCCGTCTTGCAAACGGGCGGTATTCATGA